In Oryza brachyantha chromosome 1, ObraRS2, whole genome shotgun sequence, the following are encoded in one genomic region:
- the LOC102718423 gene encoding protein NRT1/ PTR FAMILY 2.3-like, with protein sequence MAFDHENQLQASVTKKGGWITLPFLAGSVVGLGMAMSATSSNLIVYLLHKYNVSAIDAAQISNVVRGCMQLAPVAGAAVSDAYFGCYPVAVAGVAFSLLSFVLFTLTATLPPLLPPPCQRASGGVGATASSASCEAPNAVQSTVLYAALCLMAVGNGGTRYNMAALGADQFVGEGAPRRRQGAFFSCYFALLYAAYAAGDTVLVYVQDGVSWALGFGVCVATSGLGLAALLLGSRHYRRSIPKGSPFTALARVAVAAARKSTLDLGSRVQYYHGCNREAETTTTHQVPSERFRFLNRAAMVAPGETREEDGSVAKPRLCTVQQVEDLKSLLRVLPLWSSGILVGVTVNAQVSLTVLQALTMDRAVGPRFAFPAASITVTVLAAFVLSAALFDRLAAPLWHGKLVVTPLRRVGLGHALNVASMAVAALVERRRIRAAAAVTVVPMSALWLVPQLALTGAEEALHLPGNTALFYGEFPAALRSTATAMPPLFIAAGAYLSTALVDAVRRATRWLPDDLNQSRLDSVYWTLALLAAVNFGYFLVCATTYKYNNNYGDDGDAKAQTQRDDGS encoded by the exons ATGGCATTTGACCATGAAAACCAACTCCAGGCGTCTGTCACCAAGAAAGGAGGCTGGATCACTCTTCCGTTTCTCGCAG GAAGCGTGGTAGGGTTGGGGATGGCCATGAGCGCGACGAGCAGCAACCTCATCGTCTACCTCCTCCACAAGTACAACGTCAGCGCCATCGACGCCGCCCAGATCTCCAACGTCGTCCGCGGCTGCATGCAGCTCgcccccgtcgccggcgccgccgtctccgacGCCTACTTCGGCTGCtaccccgtcgccgtcgccggcgtcgccttctCCCTCCTC TCGTTTGTGCTGTTCACGTTGACGGccacgctgccgccgctgctcccgccgccgtgccagcGTGCCtctggcggcgtcggcgccaccgcgtcgtcggcgtcgtgcGAAGCGCCGAACGCCGTGCAGTCCACCGTACTCTACGCGGCGCTGTGCCTCATGGCCGTCGGCAACGGCGGGACGCGGTACAACATGGCGGCGCTGGGCGCGGACCAGTTCGTCGGCGAgggggcgccgcggcggcggcagggcgcCTTCTTCAGCTGCTACTTCGCGCTCCTGTACGCCGCCTACGCGGCCGGCGACACGGTGCTGGTCTACGTGCAGGACGGCGTCAGCTGGGCCCTGGGCTTCGGCGTCTGCGTCGCCACCAGCGGCCTGGgcctcgccgcgctgctcctcGGCTCCCGCCACTACCGCCGGTCCATCCCGAAGGGGAGCCCTTTCACGGCCCTCGCCagggtcgccgtcgccgccgcgaggaAATCAACGCTGGATTTGGGTTCACGAGTCCAGTATTACCATGGATGCAATCGTGAGgcagagacgacgacgactcacCAAGTTCCAAGCGAAAGATTCAG GTTTTTGAACCGAGCTGCGATGGTGGCGCCGGGCGAGacgagggaggaggatgggTCAGTGGCGAAGCCGCGGCTATGCACGGTGCAGCAGGTGGAGGACCTCAAGTCACTCCTCCGCGTGCTGCCGCTCTGGTCGTCGGGGATCCTCGTCGGCGTGACGGTGAACGCGCAGGTGAGCCTCACCGTCCTCCAGGCGCTCACCATGGACCGCGCCGTCGGCCCGCGCTTCGCCTTCCCGGCAGCCTCCATCACGGTCACCGTGCTCGCCGCCTTCGTCCTCTCCGCCGCGCTCTTCGACCGCCTAGCCGCGCCGCTCTGGCACGGCAAGCTCGTCGTCACCCCGCTCCGCCGCGTCGGGCTCGGCCACGCCCTCAACGTCGCCAGcatggccgtcgccgcgctcgtcgagCGGAGGCggatccgcgccgccgccgccgtaacCGTCGTACCGATGTCGGCGCTCTGGCTCGTCCCGCAGCTGGCGCTGaccggcgcggaggaggcgctgCACCTGCCGGGGAACACGGCGCTGTTCTACGGGGAGTTCCCGGCGGCGCTGCgcagcacggcgacggcgatgccgCCGCTGTTCATCGCCGCGGGGGCGTACCTGAGCACGGCGCTGGTGGACGCGGTGAGGCGGGCGACGAGGTGGCTGCCCGACGACCTGAACCAGTCGAGGCTGGACAGCGTGTACTGGACGCTCgccctgctcgccgccgtcaacTTCGGCTACTTCCTCGTGTGCGCCACCACGTACAAATACAACAACAAttacggcgacgatggcgacgcGAAGGCACAGACACAGAGAGACGACGGCTCGTGA
- the LOC102718708 gene encoding CBS domain-containing protein CBSCBSPB3-like — translation MAASARRHQPTSLRRAPLSPEPNGKAASSRPPASPIQPSAERTVKKLRLTRALTLPEATAVSEACRRMAVKRVDAALLTDANGMLSGILTAEDISGRVIAEGLRPEETNVAKVMTRNPVFVMSNSSAIEALQKMVKGKFRHLPVVEHGEVIAMLDITKFLYDAISRMEKAAEQGSAIAAAMEGVERQWGNDFPGPHAFIENLRDQLFKPSLSTIITENSSVPVVSPSDPVTVAAKKMREYRANSVVVMTGNMLLGIFTSKDLVLRVLAQSLSPDVTLVEKVMTTNPDCATLDTSILEALHSMQDGKFLHIPVTDKNGQIIACLDALQLTHAAISMVEGTSEANNMANTMMQKFWDSALALQPAEESDARSEESRMATSDNAEGKHIHPHFGNSFSFKLQDRKGRMHRFSCVSESLDELISAVSYRLGMENDKARINLLYDDDEGDRVVLTTDGDLSAAIQHARSAGWKVLRLHMDEPWSNAEHTTSLVDTSPAQKGRPFLRLGIAAGAVALAGVGIHESHRQQ, via the exons ATGGCTGCTTCCGCCCGCCGCCACCAGCCCACGTCGctccgccgtgcgccgctTTCTCCGGAGCCCAATGGGAaggccgcctcctccaggcCTCCTGCCTCGCCCATCCAGCCATC GGCGGAGAGGACGGTGAAGAAGCTGAGGTTGACCAGGGCGCTGACGCTTCCGGAGGCCACCGCCGTGTCGGAGGCGTGCAGGAGGATGGCGGTGAAGAGGGTGGACGCCGCGCTGCTCACTGACGCCAACGGGATGCTCTCTGGCATACTCACGGCAGAG gACATATCAGGACGGGTCATAGCTGAGGGACTCAGACCTGAGGAAACAAATGTGGCCAAAGTGATGACGCGTAACCCAGTTTTTGTTATGTCCAACTCATCAGCCATTGAAGCATTGCAAAAGATGGTCAAAG GAAAGTTCAGACATCTTCCTGTAGTGGAACATGGTGAGGTAATTGCCATGCTGGACATTACTAAATTCCTTTATGACGCAATTTCAAGAATGGAGAAGGCAGCAGAACAAGGCAGTGCAATAGCAGCTGCTATGGAAGGGGTTGAACGACAGTGGGGAAATGACTTTCCAG GTCCACATGcttttattgaaaatttgcGAGACCAATTGTTCAAGCCTTCCTTGTCAACTATCATAACAGAGAATAGCAG TGTTCCAGTGGTATCTCCTTCAGATCCTGTAACAGTTGCCGCCAAAAAGATGAGAGAATACCGAGCAAACTCTGTGGTTGTCATGACAGGGAACATGCTGCTAGGAATTTTTAC TTCCAAGGATTTGGTTTTGCGAGTACTGGCGCAAAGTTTATCCCCAGATGTGACTCTTGTAGAAAAG GTTATGACCACAAACCCTGATTGTGCGACATTGGACACATCAATCCTTGAGGCCCTACATTCAATGCAAGATGGAAAATTTCTGCATATTCCTGTTACAGACAAAA atgGACAGATCATCGCCTGTTTGGATGCTCTACAATTAACTCATGCAGCTATTTCCATG GTTGAGGGAACCTCTGAAGCAAACAATATGGCAAATACTATGATGCAGAAGTTTTGGGATTCAGCTCTTGCGTTGCAACCTGCAGAGGAATCCGATGCCCGTAg TGAAGAATCTCGTATGGCAACATCAGACAATGCTGAGGGGAAGCATATACACCCTCATTTTGGCAATTCATTCTCCTTTAAACTTCAAGATAGAAAAGGGCGTATGCATAGATTCAGTTGTG TTTCAGAAAGCTTAGATGAGCTTATTTCTGCCGTATCATACAGATTGGGAATGGAAAATGACAAGGCGAGGATTAATCTTCTG tacgacgacgacgaaggtgACAGGGTTGTTCTGACCACCGACGGTGACCTCAGTGCGGCAATTCAGCATGCAAGATCAGCTGGATGGAAG GTTCTGAGGCTGCATATGGATGAGCCTTGGAGCAATGCAGAGCACACCACATCGCTTGTAGATACCTCACCAGCGCAAAAAGGGCGGCCATTTCTCCGGTTAGGCATCGCAGCCGGTGCAGTTGCGCTTGCCGGTGTTGGG ATACATGAGTCACACCGTCAGCAATAA
- the LOC107303473 gene encoding uncharacterized protein LOC107303473, protein MPGYLPCFIISDRPAKTRPCILSSSVTKMFAAESGDELKDPTYYSLDEFREERYFVRYEKDKSLGQYIHPDHIRLAGLSDYHKLVLISVSDRSSSLKPVSYFL, encoded by the exons ATGCCGGGGTATCTTCCATGTTTCATTATCTCCGATCGGCCAGCTAAAACTCGTCCTTGCATCCTCTCATCATCCGTCACCAAG ATGTTTGCAGCAGAGTCCGGAGATGAGCTGAAAGATCCAACATATTACTCTCTGGATGAATTTCGGGAGGAGAGGTATTTCGTGCGGTATGAGAAGGATAAAAGTCTTGGTCAGTACATCCATCCTGACCACATCCGCCTTGCAGGCTTGAGTGATTACCATAAACTTGTGCTTATAAGTGTAAGTGACCGCTCTAGCAGCCTTAAGCCCGTAAGCTACTTTCTTTAG